A window of Clostridioides sp. ES-S-0010-02 genomic DNA:
AGCTTTTTCAATGCTAATTATAGAGTTATTGTTATTAGAATTAGAATCACTATTATTGTGATTATTATCAGAGTCATCATAATCATTATCATCATAATCATCGTCCATATCAATATCTATAATTCTTCCATCAAATGCATTTATCTCTATTTCATATGTTTTATTATCTTTTACAACTTTAGCTTCATATTCATTATCGCCAGCATCATATTTACAGTATATTAAATTACCATTAGGAATGGCATCTAGTATTATAGATTTAGCTTTATCTAAAGATATATTTTTGACACCTAAATTATTATTTATATCATCATCTTTTTCAATTTCTATTATTTTACCAGAGTAGGCGTCTATTTCTACTTCATATACAATATTATCCTTTATAACCTTACTGTCGTATTTATTATCATCTTGGTCGTAGTAACAAACTAAAACATTACTTTCTGGAACAGCTTGTTTTAATATTTCCTTAGCTTCAATTAAAGATATTTTTTTAGTTTTATTTCTTATATCGACATTTTTTAGCTTTAAGATATCCTCAAATGCTTTTTGGTTATCACCTCCGCCAACTTGTGTTACTTCTTTTATGTCTTTATTGTTAATAAAATCTTTTTGGCTGTTTACAAGAGTGCCATTAGATATTATTACAGGAGAATTTTCTTTGGCTGCCAATACTCCTATTGATAATGCGTCTACTAGTGCATTTTCCTTGTTCATACCATCTTTAGTAACAAACACATTTTTTATACTTTTGGTTTTGTAAAATTGTTCAATAATTTTGGCATTGGTATTGTTTCTATCTGAACCACTGATTCTTTCTTTATTCGGATATTTTTTTACTGTATTGTCTGATAAAATCTTATTTCCACCAACTATATAAGATTTTTTTATAGACCTATTGTTTAAGAAATTTATACTGCTATTATTTCTGTTTTCCTCTGATACTAGTATTATAGGCATATTATGTATTGCTGATGGAGAAGCTATGCTAACTGCATCAGATAACCCCTTTAATCCATTTACAACTGCTACATTTTCCACTTTTTTTATTTTATCTATTTCTTTAAGTAAATTTGTAGACATTTCATAGATATTATTTCCTACTATTTTATTTACCTTTATGTTGAGTGATTTTATTTTATTTTCTACTTTATTAGATATACTATTTCCACTGTCCACTATATATACATTATCTACGCCAAGTCTTTTAAGTTCAGTTTTAGTTGAACTTTCTATACTATTATCATTTACTAATAGTATAGGAGCATTTTTTAATTTAGCAAAAGGATTTGCACAAAGTGCACTTTGAATAGAGTTACCATTGACTATAATTGCTACCTTTGATTGAACCCATCCTAATTTACTCACTTCTACAGCCGTTTCATATCTTGTTTTACCTATTAATCTTTCTTGCTTTGTTACGTTGTTTGCAAAGATTACTGAAGAGCTAGAAAAAAACATCATACCTGCCACTAATATAGCTAAGTTTTTCTTATTCATATTTTTTACCTCACAATCCTTATATTTTATTATTTAGTATGAACTAGTAAAATATAATCTTAAAATCAACAGATAA
This region includes:
- a CDS encoding cell wall-binding repeat-containing protein — encoded protein: MNKKNLAILVAGMMFFSSSSVIFANNVTKQERLIGKTRYETAVEVSKLGWVQSKVAIIVNGNSIQSALCANPFAKLKNAPILLVNDNSIESSTKTELKRLGVDNVYIVDSGNSISNKVENKIKSLNIKVNKIVGNNIYEMSTNLLKEIDKIKKVENVAVVNGLKGLSDAVSIASPSAIHNMPIILVSEENRNNSSINFLNNRSIKKSYIVGGNKILSDNTVKKYPNKERISGSDRNNTNAKIIEQFYKTKSIKNVFVTKDGMNKENALVDALSIGVLAAKENSPVIISNGTLVNSQKDFINNKDIKEVTQVGGGDNQKAFEDILKLKNVDIRNKTKKISLIEAKEILKQAVPESNVLVCYYDQDDNKYDSKVIKDNIVYEVEIDAYSGKIIEIEKDDDINNNLGVKNISLDKAKSIILDAIPNGNLIYCKYDAGDNEYEAKVVKDNKTYEIEINAFDGRIIDIDMDDDYDDNDYDDSDNNHNNSDSNSNNNNSIISIEKAKSIMLNKVPGGKIVKFEYDKDDKEYEGEIIKGNNEYDITISAITGKILEYEVDTI